The following proteins come from a genomic window of Acetivibrio cellulolyticus CD2:
- a CDS encoding PKD domain-containing protein, whose protein sequence is MLRLKKLSLLILIVLSVSQVLNVSGIGTNVYADEGFICGDVNGDGKVNSIDFAYMRQHILGFITEFPSINGLRAADVDGNAMFNSIDFAYMRQYLLQAIPDFPANLIPLAADPGEDVVTYKSFKVSLDGSFSTAPAGKIISYNWRIISKPSDSFAALDDSSAVSPSFVADLTGDYVLGLTVSDGSSTSDEEIVNVKAKEIGSKTDDLDTSCIPTGYIEGYDFNDYIPLSDGWIIVKDLDLNKVIFMNVFTFEHGKEFLVNGKPDKMEYDFDSELLFVSLSDTNMIAKINMKTEEITYIKLNESIMEMTLGERGIVFVITGDSYNGTIYVVDSVKDTVISSIEENEGYRLMAYDRYKNNLIVGVKGVSPSALGRYSFNEITNELEFQQYSRDLGSNGQDLAISSDGKHVAFCCGGGNDGYTIFDIDSSDITQKFGQWNTGAYPSSAHFTLDNKYIVASNASDLKIFDVETHEVISTVGRTASMDYSDDIVRFSIGGKIVFDTSEGMMCFYRSGIIQTEVIRPTAYTTGDKAALKGLSVNLDGTGSDMGSGTYLGYKWEMVSKPENSQSVINGARSSNPSFTPDMTGQYSVSLSVYNEAGESDLTFVNIIATDMMDTTDEIGDIEDGYLDGYLSIKPIALSNGWIIAADTKNVIKIVNVLTGDVASQYQVFGAPNKLSYDSENNRIIASFTAVNKIAVIDIGKNSLYYIDTPYSYKGIVYGEKNIAFAISDAWPSGYISVIDIEKKTVLSSIKVTAYGAGLIEYDKNNNNLFYADKGLSPSSLSRCSFDENTKELKIEQVVRDMGANGIDMSISSDGKHLVFCCGGGNGDGYTIFDVDSTDIEKNYGEFDTDAYPTSGAFSHDGKYFLASNGSNLLLFDAQAHYLIKTMNHSSYGSDKDKVLFSRGDKLMFDIVGNRIYYYKFVIE, encoded by the coding sequence ATGTTAAGATTAAAGAAGTTATCATTGTTAATACTGATTGTTTTATCGGTTAGTCAGGTATTAAACGTATCAGGAATTGGTACTAATGTTTATGCTGATGAAGGGTTTATCTGTGGAGATGTAAATGGAGATGGCAAAGTTAATTCCATAGACTTTGCGTACATGAGGCAACATATTTTAGGATTTATAACCGAGTTCCCTAGTATTAATGGCCTTAGGGCAGCAGATGTAGATGGAAATGCAATGTTTAATTCAATAGATTTTGCTTACATGAGGCAATATCTGCTCCAGGCAATTCCTGATTTTCCTGCGAATTTAATTCCTCTTGCTGCAGATCCAGGAGAGGACGTTGTAACATATAAGTCATTTAAAGTATCACTTGATGGTTCTTTCAGCACGGCCCCCGCAGGAAAAATCATTTCTTATAACTGGAGAATTATTTCCAAGCCCTCAGATAGTTTTGCAGCTTTAGATGATTCGTCTGCTGTAAGCCCGAGTTTTGTTGCTGATTTGACAGGGGATTACGTTCTTGGATTAACGGTTAGTGATGGTAGTTCTACAAGTGATGAAGAAATTGTAAATGTAAAGGCTAAAGAAATTGGATCAAAAACTGATGATCTTGATACAAGTTGCATTCCCACAGGATATATAGAAGGTTATGACTTTAATGATTATATTCCCCTTTCAGATGGATGGATAATTGTAAAAGATCTGGATCTCAATAAAGTAATATTTATGAATGTATTTACATTTGAGCATGGTAAAGAGTTTTTGGTGAATGGAAAACCTGACAAAATGGAATATGATTTTGACAGTGAGCTATTATTTGTAAGTCTTAGTGATACAAATATGATTGCAAAAATAAATATGAAGACTGAAGAGATTACATACATTAAGCTAAACGAGAGCATCATGGAGATGACTCTAGGTGAACGGGGAATTGTTTTTGTTATTACAGGTGATAGCTATAATGGTACAATTTATGTTGTTGATTCAGTAAAAGATACAGTAATTAGTAGCATAGAAGAAAATGAAGGATATCGCTTAATGGCTTATGACAGGTATAAGAACAACCTGATTGTTGGAGTTAAAGGTGTTAGTCCAAGTGCTTTAGGACGATATTCATTTAATGAAATTACTAATGAACTTGAATTCCAGCAGTATAGCAGAGATCTTGGTTCGAATGGCCAGGACCTTGCTATATCCAGTGATGGGAAACATGTTGCCTTTTGTTGTGGTGGAGGAAATGACGGATATACAATATTTGATATTGATAGTTCTGACATTACCCAAAAATTCGGTCAATGGAATACCGGCGCATATCCAAGTTCAGCACATTTTACTCTTGATAATAAATATATAGTGGCTTCAAATGCTTCGGATTTAAAAATATTTGACGTCGAAACTCATGAGGTTATTTCTACTGTGGGCAGAACTGCAAGTATGGATTATTCTGATGATATTGTTCGTTTTTCAATAGGAGGTAAAATCGTATTTGACACCAGTGAAGGAATGATGTGTTTTTATAGAAGCGGTATTATCCAAACAGAAGTAATAAGACCTACAGCTTATACAACAGGTGATAAGGCTGCTCTTAAAGGTTTGAGCGTAAACCTTGATGGAACCGGAAGTGATATGGGCTCTGGAACTTATTTAGGATATAAGTGGGAGATGGTTTCAAAGCCTGAAAACAGTCAAAGTGTAATAAATGGAGCACGTTCTTCAAATCCTTCGTTTACACCTGATATGACAGGACAATACAGTGTTTCCTTATCTGTATATAATGAAGCTGGTGAAAGTGACTTGACGTTTGTAAATATAATAGCAACGGATATGATGGATACTACCGATGAAATTGGTGATATTGAAGATGGTTATCTTGATGGCTATCTTTCAATCAAACCAATTGCATTATCAAATGGGTGGATTATTGCTGCAGATACGAAAAACGTAATTAAAATTGTTAATGTACTGACAGGGGATGTTGCAAGCCAATATCAAGTGTTTGGAGCACCAAATAAATTAAGTTATGATTCTGAAAACAATAGAATTATTGCTTCTTTTACAGCGGTTAATAAAATAGCTGTAATTGATATTGGAAAGAACTCTTTATACTATATCGATACTCCATATTCATATAAAGGAATAGTATATGGAGAAAAAAATATTGCTTTTGCCATATCAGACGCTTGGCCTAGTGGATATATAAGTGTAATAGATATAGAGAAAAAAACAGTTTTGAGTTCAATTAAAGTTACTGCTTATGGTGCTGGGTTAATTGAATATGATAAAAATAACAATAACTTGTTTTACGCAGACAAGGGACTAAGCCCTAGTAGTCTTTCAAGATGTTCTTTTGACGAGAATACGAAAGAACTGAAAATTGAACAGGTTGTTCGGGATATGGGTGCGAATGGAATAGATATGAGTATTTCAAGTGATGGAAAACATCTGGTGTTTTGCTGTGGTGGTGGAAACGGAGATGGATATACCATATTTGACGTAGATTCTACCGATATAGAAAAAAACTATGGAGAGTTTGACACTGATGCATACCCCACTTCCGGCGCATTCTCGCACGATGGAAAATATTTCTTAGCTTCAAACGGATCAAACCTTTTGCTATTTGATGCCCAAGCTCACTATTTGATCAAAACTATGAACCATAGTAGTTATGGAAGTGATAAAGATAAAGTATTATTTTCAAGGGGAGATAAGCTTATGTTTGATATTGTAGGAAACCGTATTTATTACTATAAATTTGTCATAGAATAA
- the groES gene encoding co-chaperone GroES: MKLKPLADRVVVKMVESEETTKSGIVLPGSAKEKPQVAEVVAVGPGTVVDGKEIKMEVKVGDKVIMSKYSGTEVKFDGQEYTILKQGDILAVVE, encoded by the coding sequence ATGAAACTAAAACCTTTAGCAGATAGGGTAGTAGTAAAGATGGTAGAAAGTGAAGAGACTACAAAGAGCGGTATTGTATTACCTGGCTCAGCAAAAGAAAAGCCACAAGTAGCTGAAGTAGTAGCAGTAGGACCAGGCACAGTGGTAGACGGCAAAGAAATCAAAATGGAAGTAAAAGTAGGAGACAAAGTGATAATGAGCAAATACTCCGGTACAGAAGTTAAATTCGATGGACAGGAGTATACAATTCTTAAACAAGGTGATATCCTTGCAGTAGTTGAATAA